The region TAAAGATATTAGGCTGACATTATAAAGGAAACGAAGTTTTTTATGTAATGGAGTTAATTAAAGGCCAAGGTTTAAAAACAATAATTGCAAAAAACAAAAAAATCGATCCTGATACTGCAATTATGTATGCAAAGCAAATATGTCAAGGTTTGATTGAAATCCATGCTGCCAAAATAGTTCATAGAGATTTGAAACCAAGCAATATATTAATTGATGAAGAAACAAATAGCCTAAAATTAATTGATTTTGGCATCTCAATAGGCGAATCAACTCAACGTGTAACTAGAAATTATAAAGCTGTTGGTTCTGTTCAATATATGGCACCTGAATTATTGCGTGGAATAGCTGATCCTTCTCCGAGAAGTGATATATATGCATTTGGTATAATTTTGTTTGAAATGCTTGAAGGAAAGGTTCCTTTTAATAATCATGATGATATTAACCAAATTATGATGATGCACATCAATAATGAATTGCCCAGAATGAGTGATGTCAATGTTATTATTCCACAAGCATTAGAAAATATTGTAATTCGTTGCACCGCAAAATCTGCAGAGCAAAGATATGCTGATTGCGTTGAACTAATGCATGATTTAGAGACATGTTTAGATTCAAAAAGAGTAAATGAAAAAAGATTAGAATTAAATCCAAGTAAATCAAAAATGAAAGCCAAAAGAATCTTTAATAGTAAATTATTCAATATTATTTTTTTCACAACAGGAGGCTTTTTAGTAGCTTTTATTGTGATATTCGTGGTTTTATTTTTAAAGGGGATATTGTAGATGATAGAAGGTAAAATAGTTAAATCAGTTGCTGGTTTTTATGATATAAAAAGTTTTGAAGATAAGCAGATTTATCGTGTAAGAGGAGGAGGAAAACTTCGCTTGCTTGATATAGTGCCAATTGTGGGTGACAACGTTTTGTTTAAGAAAGACGAATTTATCTATCAAATTTTAGGTCGCAAGAATTTTTTTATTAGACCTAAAATTGCAAATGTTGATCAAGCAATTGTTGTGATGTCGTTAGTTGAACCTGAATTCAGTTCATTGCTCGTTGATAAATTTTTGATTATTATCGAAAGCAAGAATGTTAAACCTATTATCGTATTAACAAAAAAAGATCTAACTTCTGATTCAAAAATAGCTTTTTATAAGGATCAAGGTTATGAAGTTTTTGAAATTAATTACGAAACAGGGCAAGGATTTGAGGGCTTAGGAGAAATATTTAAACATAAGACAAGCTTCTTTGTTGGTCAAACAGGTGTAGGAAAAACTACCTTGATAAATTATTTGGCAAAAACAAATTTTGAAACACAAGCAATTTCTAAAGCCTTAAATCGAGGAAAGCATACAACAAGAGAAGTTAGTTTGATTGATTTTAATGGTGGTGAAATAATTGATACACCAGGTTTTTCTTCAATAGAATTTGATTTAACAATTGAAGAGCTACCGATTGCTTTTAAATCGTTTAGAGAGGCTGCAAGCAAATGCAAATTTAGAACAAGTTGTAAACATTATTTAGAATCCGTTGAGGATTGCGAAGTTAAAAAATTAGTTTTACAAGGCAAAATTAAACAAGAAAGATATGATAATTACATTAGTTTTTTAAAAAGACTAACAAATCCAATCAAATAGGAGAAACTATGAAAAAAATAAGTTCATCAGTTTTAGATGTTGAAAAGAATAAATTAACAAACTATATTGACCAATTAGTTGATTGAGGTGTTTGCAATGTTCATTATGATGTAATGGATGGAATTTTTGTAAACAATACTGCTTTAACATTTCAAGAAATCAAGCAAGTTAAAGAAAATTGCAAGAAACATACAATGGATATTCACTTGATGGTTAAAGATGTTTTCAAATATTATGAAATGTACAAGAATATTGGAGATATATTGACATTTCATTATGAAGCATTTGAAAATAGTGATCTTGAAAAGATGATTAAACAATGCCAAAAAGATAACGTTAGACTCGGCTTGGCAATAAAACCTAATACACAAGTTGAAGAAATAAGACAATATTTAAAACATTGTTCTTTGGTTTTAATAATGAGTGTTGAACCAGGCTTTGGTGGCCAAAAATTTATTGAAAATTCATTTAATAAAATAAAGGAATTAGCAGACATTCGTAAGGCTTTAGATTTAAACTTTATTATTGAAGTGGATGGTGGAGTTAAAGACCAAAATATTGCCAAATGTTTTGAATGTGGCGTTAATTTAGCAGTAGTTGGTTCTTATTTAGTAAAAAACTTTTCAAAAGAAACAATTGACCAACTTTTAAAATAATTATAATGAAAAAAGCAAATAAAATATTACTGTCTACATTTACAACTGCAATTTTAGCATTGCCTTTTGCCACAATTTCTTGTAAAGTCGATCAAATTAAAGAAAAAGAAAAATTAATAAACAATTCTAGTCAGCTAAATAAAGAAAACAAAAAAATATTATTAAATGAATTAAACATATTAAAAACCCGTTTAGTAAATTCAAAACTTAATGAGAAACAAAAAAACGAATTTCTTGAAATTCAACTATTTTTAAAATTAATAACACTTAAAGAACTAAAAATATCTAACGAATTATTAAAATATTATAAATTAATGGCCTTGCTTCAAGATAAGTCTGAAGTAAATAAATACGCAGATTTAATAAAAAAATATTCAAAAAAATTTTCTGATGTTTTGAAGGATGATAGTTCAATATTAAATGATATTTACAATCAAGTTGCAAATTTAATTCCTAGAATTAATTTACTTAAAAATTCTTATATTTTTTCATTAAATATAAATAATAAAAAATTCACTTTTTTGAATAATAATGGAATACTATTCAATTTGGATTTTATATTGAATAACATTGAAAACAAGGAAAACA is a window of Metamycoplasma hominis ATCC 23114 DNA encoding:
- the rsgA gene encoding ribosome small subunit-dependent GTPase A, which produces MIEGKIVKSVAGFYDIKSFEDKQIYRVRGGGKLRLLDIVPIVGDNVLFKKDEFIYQILGRKNFFIRPKIANVDQAIVVMSLVEPEFSSLLVDKFLIIIESKNVKPIIVLTKKDLTSDSKIAFYKDQGYEVFEINYETGQGFEGLGEIFKHKTSFFVGQTGVGKTTLINYLAKTNFETQAISKALNRGKHTTREVSLIDFNGGEIIDTPGFSSIEFDLTIEELPIAFKSFREAASKCKFRTSCKHYLESVEDCEVKKLVLQGKIKQERYDNYISFLKRLTNPIK
- a CDS encoding serine/threonine-protein kinase, with the translated sequence MNKIKELPGMFVLNKYFTDFELIGTGGFGEVYSATYKKNNKRVAIKILNCIDDSRWTEQRTRFINEINILKEIHSSNVVKILGWHYKGNEVFYVMELIKGQGLKTIIAKNKKIDPDTAIMYAKQICQGLIEIHAAKIVHRDLKPSNILIDEETNSLKLIDFGISIGESTQRVTRNYKAVGSVQYMAPELLRGIADPSPRSDIYAFGIILFEMLEGKVPFNNHDDINQIMMMHINNELPRMSDVNVIIPQALENIVIRCTAKSAEQRYADCVELMHDLETCLDSKRVNEKRLELNPSKSKMKAKRIFNSKLFNIIFFTTGGFLVAFIVIFVVLFLKGIL
- a CDS encoding ribulose-phosphate 3-epimerase, which produces MKKISSSVLDVEKNKLTNYIDQLVDWGVCNVHYDVMDGIFVNNTALTFQEIKQVKENCKKHTMDIHLMVKDVFKYYEMYKNIGDILTFHYEAFENSDLEKMIKQCQKDNVRLGLAIKPNTQVEEIRQYLKHCSLVLIMSVEPGFGGQKFIENSFNKIKELADIRKALDLNFIIEVDGGVKDQNIAKCFECGVNLAVVGSYLVKNFSKETIDQLLK